Proteins from a genomic interval of Desulfobacterales bacterium:
- a CDS encoding HDOD domain-containing protein, translating into METQSSLVGMIKNYTAAEKVKLPAFNATALRIQKEVAKEEPDSRLIEKLIVSDQSLTGEVLRVSNSSFYKGLAQVATVRDAIIRLGNKEISNIVSLVALQHNFVSKDPAVNQIMKRLWRHSVGCAIGASWIAKQSNFETLSHETFIAGLLHDVGKLYILKIMDGMVAGGEIDTPPSDTVIQEVMANLHTDQGSSLMRQWNLPEKYCLVARDHHLAELDDNNPLLILVRLANQMCHKLGIGMISEPAVVLHTTPEATHLRLSEVDLARLEVRLEDSHVFAG; encoded by the coding sequence ATGGAGACTCAGAGTTCCCTGGTGGGAATGATTAAAAATTATACGGCCGCAGAAAAAGTTAAGTTGCCAGCCTTTAATGCGACTGCACTGCGAATTCAAAAAGAGGTTGCCAAAGAAGAGCCGGATTCCCGTTTGATTGAAAAACTGATTGTTAGTGACCAATCTCTTACCGGGGAGGTGCTGCGTGTTTCTAACTCTTCCTTCTATAAGGGCTTGGCCCAGGTGGCAACGGTCAGAGATGCCATTATTCGTCTGGGAAATAAGGAAATATCCAATATCGTCAGCCTGGTGGCTCTGCAGCATAATTTCGTGTCCAAGGATCCGGCTGTCAATCAGATCATGAAAAGACTGTGGCGCCATTCGGTGGGTTGTGCCATCGGCGCGAGCTGGATTGCCAAACAGAGCAATTTTGAGACACTGTCGCATGAAACATTTATTGCCGGATTGCTTCACGATGTGGGCAAGCTTTACATTTTGAAGATCATGGATGGTATGGTCGCCGGCGGGGAAATCGATACCCCACCATCGGATACGGTTATCCAGGAAGTCATGGCCAATTTGCATACCGATCAGGGATCGTCACTGATGCGGCAATGGAATTTGCCTGAAAAATATTGCCTTGTCGCCCGGGATCACCACCTGGCCGAGCTGGATGATAACAATCCTCTGTTGATACTGGTGCGCCTGGCCAATCAAATGTGTCATAAACTGGGTATAGGAATGATAAGCGAACCTGCCGTTGTTCTGCACACTACCCCGGAAGCCACCCACCTAAGATTGTCCGAAGTGGATTTGGCGCGCCTGGAAGTGCGTCTGGAAGACTCACATGTGTTTGCGGGCTGA